One window from the genome of Bradyrhizobium xenonodulans encodes:
- a CDS encoding metal ABC transporter permease: protein MIHDALIGPFTEFEFMRRALAAVIALSLAGAPIGVFLMLRRMSLVGDAMAHAILPGAAVGFLLSGLNLFAMTAGGLIAGFAVAILAGVVARSTGLKEDASLATFYLASLALGVTIVSIKGTNIDLLHVLFGNILAMDDQTLLVVAFNATVTLLVLAVIYRPLVIESVDPLFLRTVSRAGGPAHLAFLALVVINLVNGFQALGTLLAVGLMILPAGIARFWSRDLTVMICIAVAAAALSGYAGLVLSFQTRVPSGPAIILVATVIYIVSVLFGRVGGIVRQLFPGRHLEA, encoded by the coding sequence ATGATCCATGACGCGCTGATCGGTCCGTTCACCGAATTCGAGTTCATGCGGCGGGCGCTTGCCGCCGTGATCGCGCTGTCGCTTGCGGGCGCGCCGATCGGCGTATTTCTGATGCTGCGGCGGATGAGTCTCGTCGGCGATGCCATGGCGCATGCGATCCTGCCCGGCGCGGCGGTCGGCTTCCTGCTGTCAGGCCTCAATTTGTTCGCGATGACGGCCGGCGGCCTGATTGCCGGCTTTGCCGTGGCGATCCTCGCCGGCGTCGTCGCGCGCTCGACCGGGCTGAAGGAGGATGCTTCGCTCGCGACCTTCTATCTGGCCTCGCTGGCGCTGGGCGTCACCATCGTCTCGATCAAGGGCACCAATATCGACCTGTTGCACGTGCTGTTCGGCAACATCCTCGCGATGGACGACCAGACGCTGCTGGTTGTGGCCTTCAATGCCACCGTGACGCTGCTCGTGCTCGCAGTGATCTACCGCCCGTTGGTAATCGAGAGCGTCGATCCCCTGTTCCTGCGCACCGTCAGCCGCGCCGGCGGCCCCGCGCATCTCGCCTTTCTCGCGCTCGTCGTCATCAACCTCGTCAACGGCTTTCAGGCGCTCGGCACATTGCTCGCGGTTGGCCTGATGATCCTGCCGGCGGGCATTGCACGGTTCTGGTCGCGCGATCTCACCGTCATGATCTGTATCGCGGTCGCCGCCGCCGCTCTCTCGGGCTATGCCGGTCTTGTGCTGTCGTTCCAGACCCGCGTGCCGTCGGGCCCGGCGATCATTCTCGTGGCGACCGTGATCTATATCGTCTCCGTTCTGTTCGGCCGCGTCGGCGGGATCGTCCGGCAGCTGTTTCCCGGCCGGCATCTGGAAGCGTGA
- a CDS encoding metal ABC transporter substrate-binding protein yields the protein MRFLLLSVLLMIASPLHAAERLNVVASFSILADFVRNVGGDRINLTTLVGADSDVHVYAPAPGDAKRIAEAKLVIVNGLGLEGWLPRLVQSAGSKAQVVTASVGIAPLKLSSAADPHAWQSVPNARVYVTDIANALAASAPDDAEFFRAQANAYLEKLETLDREVRDAVSKIPLERRKVISTHDAFGYFAAEYGVQFVAPLGVSTETEPSARDIAAIIGQIKAQKIPAVFLENISDDRLIRRIAAETGAKVGGTLISDGLTGEKGPAPTYIDMVRHNIKALTSALDH from the coding sequence ATGCGCTTCCTTCTGCTCTCCGTCCTGCTGATGATCGCCTCGCCGCTGCATGCCGCGGAGCGGCTCAATGTCGTCGCGAGCTTCTCGATCCTGGCCGATTTCGTCCGCAATGTCGGTGGTGACAGGATCAACCTGACCACGCTGGTCGGCGCTGACAGCGACGTCCACGTCTATGCGCCGGCGCCTGGCGATGCGAAGCGGATCGCGGAGGCAAAGCTCGTCATCGTCAACGGCCTTGGCCTCGAGGGCTGGCTGCCGCGCCTCGTGCAGTCCGCAGGCAGCAAGGCGCAGGTGGTGACCGCGAGCGTCGGCATCGCGCCGCTGAAACTCAGCTCCGCCGCCGATCCCCATGCCTGGCAGTCCGTCCCCAATGCCAGGGTCTACGTGACCGACATCGCCAATGCGCTGGCCGCGTCCGCTCCCGATGACGCGGAGTTCTTTCGCGCCCAGGCCAACGCTTATCTGGAAAAGCTCGAAACGCTGGACCGCGAGGTCCGCGACGCCGTGTCTAAAATACCCCTGGAACGGCGCAAGGTGATCTCGACCCACGACGCCTTCGGCTATTTCGCCGCCGAGTACGGCGTCCAGTTCGTGGCCCCCCTGGGCGTCTCGACCGAAACCGAGCCTAGCGCGCGGGACATCGCGGCCATCATCGGCCAGATCAAGGCCCAAAAAATCCCGGCGGTATTTCTGGAAAATATTAGCGACGACCGGCTGATCCGGCGGATCGCGGCCGAGACCGGCGCAAAAGTCGGCGGGACCTTGATTTCGGACGGCTTGACCGGCGAAAAGGGGCCTGCACCCACTTACATTGATATGGTCAGGCACAATATAAAGGCCCTGACCAGCGCGCTTGACCATTAG
- a CDS encoding CobW family GTP-binding protein, giving the protein MSEATAQKIPVTVLTGYLGAGKTTLLNRILSENHGKKYAVIVNEFGEIGIDNDLIIGADEEVFEMNNGCICCTVRGDLVRIMDGLMKRKGKFDAIIVETTGLADPAPVAQTFFVDEDVQKNARLDAVVTVADAKWLSDRLKDAPEAKNQIAFADVIVLNKTDLVTKPELAEVEARIRGINPYAKLHRTERCSVALADVLDRGAFDLDRILDIEPDFLNADDHDHDHDHHDHDHHHHHDHGHGLKHYHDEDMQSLSLKTDKPLDPNVFMPWLQNLVQVEGGKILRSKGILAFHDDDDRYVFQGVHMMLEGNHQRKWKDGEPRESRLVFIGRELPEKAIREGFESCIVA; this is encoded by the coding sequence ATGTCTGAAGCGACTGCCCAGAAAATTCCCGTGACCGTCCTGACCGGCTATCTCGGTGCCGGCAAGACCACGCTCTTGAACCGCATCCTGTCGGAAAACCACGGCAAGAAATACGCCGTCATCGTCAACGAGTTCGGCGAGATCGGCATCGACAACGACCTCATCATCGGCGCCGATGAGGAAGTGTTCGAGATGAACAACGGTTGCATCTGCTGCACCGTGCGCGGCGACCTCGTCCGCATCATGGACGGCTTGATGAAACGCAAGGGCAAGTTCGACGCCATCATCGTCGAGACCACCGGCCTTGCCGATCCTGCGCCGGTCGCCCAGACCTTCTTCGTCGACGAGGACGTGCAGAAGAACGCGCGCCTCGATGCGGTGGTCACGGTCGCCGACGCCAAATGGCTGTCCGACCGTTTGAAGGATGCGCCCGAGGCCAAGAACCAGATCGCCTTTGCCGATGTCATCGTGCTGAACAAGACCGATCTCGTCACCAAGCCCGAGCTTGCCGAGGTCGAGGCCCGCATCCGCGGCATCAACCCTTATGCGAAACTCCATCGCACCGAGCGCTGCTCGGTGGCGCTCGCCGACGTGCTCGACCGCGGCGCTTTCGATCTCGACCGCATCCTCGACATCGAGCCGGACTTCCTGAATGCCGATGATCATGACCACGACCATGATCATCACGACCACGATCATCACCACCACCATGATCACGGCCACGGCCTGAAGCATTATCACGACGAGGACATGCAGTCGCTCTCGCTCAAGACCGACAAGCCGCTCGATCCGAACGTGTTCATGCCCTGGCTCCAGAACCTGGTGCAGGTTGAAGGCGGCAAGATCCTGCGCTCCAAGGGCATCCTCGCCTTCCACGACGACGACGACCGCTACGTCTTCCAGGGCGTCCACATGATGCTGGAGGGCAACCACCAGCGGAAGTGGAAGGACGGCGAGCCGCGCGAGAGCCGCCTCGTCTTCATCGGCCGCGAATTGCCGGAAAAGGCCATTCGCGAGGGCTTTGAGAGCTGCATCGTCGCGTGA
- a CDS encoding WD40 repeat domain-containing protein, producing the protein MKEFTPAPDSASIVSVTDRVKPVALGMGVTSVHFLGPRAAFVGGEENVAFVDAKGEISTVAVHSGGILSTASDGKRLMMGGDDGKVVSLDAKGEVTLLATDPKRRWIDAVALHADGAFAWSAGKTATVKSGKAEEKSLEVPSTVGGLAFAPKGLRLAIAHYNGATLWFPNMEGSAEFLPWAGSHLGVSFSPDNKFLVTTMHEAALHGWRLADNRHMRMTGYPGRVRSMSWSAGGKGLATSGADTVIIWPFGSKDGPMGKEPAMLAPLQARVSVVACHPKNDILAAGYSDGTVLMVRLEDGAEILVRRNGTPPVAAIAWNAKGTLLAFADENGDGGLLEL; encoded by the coding sequence ATGAAAGAATTTACGCCGGCCCCCGATTCCGCTTCGATCGTCTCCGTCACCGACCGCGTCAAGCCGGTTGCGCTCGGCATGGGCGTGACCTCGGTGCATTTCCTCGGGCCCCGCGCCGCCTTCGTCGGCGGTGAGGAGAACGTCGCGTTCGTCGACGCCAAGGGCGAGATCAGCACGGTCGCCGTGCATAGCGGCGGCATTCTCTCGACCGCCTCCGACGGCAAGCGCCTCATGATGGGCGGCGACGACGGCAAGGTCGTCTCGCTCGACGCCAAGGGTGAGGTGACGCTGCTCGCCACCGATCCGAAGCGGCGCTGGATCGACGCGGTGGCGCTGCACGCCGACGGCGCCTTCGCCTGGTCGGCCGGCAAGACCGCGACCGTCAAGAGCGGCAAGGCCGAGGAGAAATCGCTCGAGGTGCCCTCGACCGTCGGCGGCCTTGCCTTCGCGCCGAAGGGGCTGCGGCTCGCGATCGCGCATTACAATGGCGCCACGCTGTGGTTTCCGAACATGGAGGGATCGGCCGAATTCCTGCCCTGGGCCGGCTCGCATCTCGGCGTCTCCTTTAGTCCGGACAACAAGTTCCTGGTCACCACGATGCACGAGGCGGCGCTGCACGGCTGGCGGCTCGCCGATAACAGGCACATGCGCATGACCGGCTATCCCGGCCGCGTCCGCTCGATGTCCTGGAGCGCGGGCGGCAAGGGGCTGGCGACCTCGGGCGCCGACACCGTCATCATCTGGCCGTTCGGCAGCAAGGACGGCCCGATGGGCAAGGAGCCCGCAATGCTCGCGCCGCTTCAGGCGCGCGTCTCCGTGGTCGCCTGCCATCCGAAAAATGACATTCTCGCCGCCGGCTACAGCGACGGCACCGTGCTGATGGTGCGGCTCGAGGACGGCGCGGAAATTTTGGTCCGCCGCAACGGCACGCCGCCGGTGGCCGCGATCGCCTGGAACGCCAAGGGCACGCTGCTGGCGTTCGCCGACGAAAATGGGGATGGCGGCCTGCTGGAGCTTTAA